One Candidatus Neomarinimicrobiota bacterium genomic window, AAGGGATTCCCTGCACCGCGGCATTGGGCAGTGTATTCCGGGAAACCATCTTGGTGACATCGGACACGCAATACAATCATTCTGTGAATCACATGGTTATAGTGTTGTCCGCGAATTGGTTGGACATGGTATTGGCCGACAATTACACGAAGATCCCCAAGTGCCAAATTATGGTATAGCCGGGAGCGGAGTTGAATTGAAGGAAGGTATGTGTCTCGCCATTGAACCGATGATAAATGCCGGTGTTAAAGAGATTTACACCGGTGAAGATGGATGGGCGATCAGGACTCGAGATGGGAAATATTCGGCCCACTTTGAACATACCATTGCAATAACTGCAAATGGTCCGGTTGTGCTGAGCACAATTGAAACAACGGTATTTGATTAGGTAAGGATCGTATGGCAAAAGAGAAAATGATCGTAGCAGATGGGAATATTATGGAGAATCTTCCAAATGCCTCATTTCGCGTGAAACTCGAAAATGGTCATGAGGTTCTTGCACACATTTCAGGTAAAATGCGAATGCATTATATCAAGATACTACCAGGAGATAAGGTTACGGTGGAATTGTCACCCTACGATCTTTCTCGTGGCAGGATCACCTACCGCTACAAATAACTAAATAGGACGTAGATCAATGAAAGTAAGAGCATCAGTAAAACCAATTTGTGATAAGTGCAAAGTGGTTCGCCGCAAGGGCAAGGTGTTAGTTATTTGCGAAAATCCTAAACATAAGCAAAGACAAGGTTAAGGAGTAATCACTTGGCACGTATAGCAGGTGTTGACTTACCAAGAAACAAACAGCTCCAATATGGACTGACTTACATTTATGGTATCGGTTATCATTTTGCCGGTGAAATATGTGAGAAGGCAGGTGTTGACCCGGAACTTAGAGTACAAGAGCTCACTGAAAATCAAGTTAGAGATCTTCGTGAGGTAATTACCAAAGAATACCAGGTCGAAGGTGCCTTGAGAAATGAGACCCAGATGAATATCAAACGTCTCATGGATATTGGCTGTTATCGTGGATTGAGACATCGTCGTGGTTTACCGGTTCGCGGGCAGAATACTAAGAATAATGCTCGTACCAGAAAAGGCCGTAAACGTAATGTCGGTATCAAGAAGAAGTAGGAGATAGTTAAGTGGCTAAAGCTCAAGCTAAATCCCGAAAAAAGAGAAAACTTAAAGTAGAGCCCGAGGGCATTGTCCATATTAAGGCTAGCTTTAATAATACAATCATCAGTATCACCGATCGTAACGGAAACGTGATCGCATGGGCCAGTTCCGGTGTAGCCGGATTTAAAGGCTCTCGTAAGAATACTCCATTTGCTGCCTCACTAGCTGCCGAAAAGGTTGCTAAGGAAGCGATGGATGCCGGATTACAGCAGGCTGAGATTCGGGTAAAAGGTCCAGGTGGTGGTCGTGAATCAGCGATTCGCTCAATTGCTGCTTTGGGTCTTGAAATTACAGCAATTAAAGACATCACACCCATTCCTCATAATGGGTGCCGTCCGTCTAAGAAACGTCGCGTTTAAGGAATTATAAGATATGGCACGTTTTAATGGCCCCCGTGGCAAGATTTGCCGTCGGTTAGGTTTCCAGGCTTTCGAGTCTCCGAAGTTTGCCTCCCCGACCAAGAATTATCCCCCGGGACAACACGGTCCTTCATATCGCCGCAGACCTTCAGAGTATGGTTTGCAGCTT contains:
- the map gene encoding type I methionyl aminopeptidase encodes the protein MIRYKSTEEIRTIRRAAKIVHEALLKVEENVRPGVTLQALDAVAENYILSQGALPGFKGLYDFPATLCLSPNDMVVHGIPDNTVLNEGDIIGVDCGAIVDGYYGDHAITFAVGAISEEDQKLLDVTRDSLHRGIGQCIPGNHLGDIGHAIQSFCESHGYSVVRELVGHGIGRQLHEDPQVPNYGIAGSGVELKEGMCLAIEPMINAGVKEIYTGEDGWAIRTRDGKYSAHFEHTIAITANGPVVLSTIETTVFD
- the infA gene encoding translation initiation factor IF-1; protein product: MAKEKMIVADGNIMENLPNASFRVKLENGHEVLAHISGKMRMHYIKILPGDKVTVELSPYDLSRGRITYRYK
- the rpmJ gene encoding 50S ribosomal protein L36 → MKVRASVKPICDKCKVVRRKGKVLVICENPKHKQRQG
- the rpsM gene encoding 30S ribosomal protein S13, which encodes MARIAGVDLPRNKQLQYGLTYIYGIGYHFAGEICEKAGVDPELRVQELTENQVRDLREVITKEYQVEGALRNETQMNIKRLMDIGCYRGLRHRRGLPVRGQNTKNNARTRKGRKRNVGIKKK
- the rpsK gene encoding 30S ribosomal protein S11, with amino-acid sequence MAKAQAKSRKKRKLKVEPEGIVHIKASFNNTIISITDRNGNVIAWASSGVAGFKGSRKNTPFAASLAAEKVAKEAMDAGLQQAEIRVKGPGGGRESAIRSIAALGLEITAIKDITPIPHNGCRPSKKRRV